A portion of the Gossypium arboreum isolate Shixiya-1 chromosome 8, ASM2569848v2, whole genome shotgun sequence genome contains these proteins:
- the LOC108461831 gene encoding peptidyl-prolyl cis-trans isomerase FKBP20-2, chloroplastic isoform X2, which produces MPMILSTPLLSEPSFLSYARVGIVSTQRKKTAIFCSSHSLKDNGLQSGCVLHRKENLSRRFLLFVLVSSGLSPTLPSSGKTKSKNPYDEKRLLEQNKQRQKENNAPKDFPNFIREGFEVKVVTSEDYRKSDSGLIYRDYEVGKGDCPKAGQQVTFHYIGYNESGRRIDSTYLQGAPARIRMGTNAVVPGFEEGIRAMRPGGKRRIIIPPELGPPVGPSTFFSSKQFEVFDIELLSIQNCQRRTIAFYSDVVCN; this is translated from the exons ATGCCCATGATTCTCTCAACTCCTCTTCTGTCTGAACCATCGTTTCTCT CATATGCCAGGGTAGGAATTGTTTCCACTCAAAGGAAGAAAACTGCAATTTTCTGCTCGAGTCACAGCTTAAAAGACAATGG TCTGCAGAGTGGATGCGTATTGCATAGGAAGGAAAACTTGAGCCGTAGGTTTCTTCTTTTCGTTTTAGTCTCATCAGGCTTGTCTCCGACCTTGCCTTCTTCTGGAAAGACCAAGAGTAAGAACCCGTATGATGAAAAACGCTTGCTAGAACAGAATAAACAGAGACAGAAAGAGAACAACGCTCCCAAAGACTTCCCAAATTTCATCAGAGAAG GCTTTGAGGTTAAGGTTGTAACTTCAGAAGATTacagaaagagtgattcagggCTTATATACCGGGATTATGAAGTTGGTAAAGGTGATTGCCCAAAGGCTGGTCAACAG GTCACCTTTCACTATATTGGTTATAATGAGTCCGGTCGGCGCATTGATAGCACCTATTTACAAGGTGCTCCTGCCAGAATCCGCATGGGAACTAATGCAGTGGTTCCAG GATTTGAGGAAGGAATTCGGGCCATGAGGCCAGGGGGGAAGAGAAGGATAATCATTCCTCCGGAGCTTGGACCTCCG GTGGGACCTTCAACGTTTTTCAGCTCGAAACAATTCGAAGTATTCGATATAGAGTTACTCAGCATACAGAACTGTCAAAGGAGAACCATAGCTTTTTATTCAGATGTTGTATGCAATTGA
- the LOC108461831 gene encoding peptidyl-prolyl cis-trans isomerase FKBP20-2, chloroplastic isoform X1 yields MPMILSTPLLSEPSFLSYARVGIVSTQRKKTAIFCSSHSLKDNGASLQSGCVLHRKENLSRRFLLFVLVSSGLSPTLPSSGKTKSKNPYDEKRLLEQNKQRQKENNAPKDFPNFIREGFEVKVVTSEDYRKSDSGLIYRDYEVGKGDCPKAGQQVTFHYIGYNESGRRIDSTYLQGAPARIRMGTNAVVPGFEEGIRAMRPGGKRRIIIPPELGPPVGPSTFFSSKQFEVFDIELLSIQNCQRRTIAFYSDVVCN; encoded by the exons ATGCCCATGATTCTCTCAACTCCTCTTCTGTCTGAACCATCGTTTCTCT CATATGCCAGGGTAGGAATTGTTTCCACTCAAAGGAAGAAAACTGCAATTTTCTGCTCGAGTCACAGCTTAAAAGACAATGG AGCCAGTCTGCAGAGTGGATGCGTATTGCATAGGAAGGAAAACTTGAGCCGTAGGTTTCTTCTTTTCGTTTTAGTCTCATCAGGCTTGTCTCCGACCTTGCCTTCTTCTGGAAAGACCAAGAGTAAGAACCCGTATGATGAAAAACGCTTGCTAGAACAGAATAAACAGAGACAGAAAGAGAACAACGCTCCCAAAGACTTCCCAAATTTCATCAGAGAAG GCTTTGAGGTTAAGGTTGTAACTTCAGAAGATTacagaaagagtgattcagggCTTATATACCGGGATTATGAAGTTGGTAAAGGTGATTGCCCAAAGGCTGGTCAACAG GTCACCTTTCACTATATTGGTTATAATGAGTCCGGTCGGCGCATTGATAGCACCTATTTACAAGGTGCTCCTGCCAGAATCCGCATGGGAACTAATGCAGTGGTTCCAG GATTTGAGGAAGGAATTCGGGCCATGAGGCCAGGGGGGAAGAGAAGGATAATCATTCCTCCGGAGCTTGGACCTCCG GTGGGACCTTCAACGTTTTTCAGCTCGAAACAATTCGAAGTATTCGATATAGAGTTACTCAGCATACAGAACTGTCAAAGGAGAACCATAGCTTTTTATTCAGATGTTGTATGCAATTGA